The sequence TAACTTCAACTTTTACCAGGTGGAAGAACTTGAACCAGTTAAAGATCTAATGCTATACGGTTTTCATAAAAATCCCCCTCTGGATGATGTGATCAAGTGGACTGATAGTCACAAGGTTACTTTCCCTGCCAGTACTCACAAAGtaagtttaaaaaattgattttatactAAACGTAATTTAAGTACTTCTATTGTTGCTAGATACCAGATGTAATTTTTGATTACGTCTCCACAAAAGTGGAATAAATGCAGATAATTGTTTTACTTCAACTGCAGGAATGGATGTTTTATTTGAATGAAGGATctagaataaatatttcatattcaGTGAACTCCCACCGTTCATCTCTTGTCCTAGTAATAGTGGAAGGTAATTATTAGCTTTTCAAACATAAGTTCACTTTTTGAATATTTAGCCACCTGATAGCGTAATTTAGACGATGTCGAAAAAGAAATAGGATAGAATTGTTCTCATTATGCTGGTGGCTTCAGATAGAAGTTAGGCTTGCACAATGAGAGTGTGAAAGAAACAAGTCTTGTAGCATGTTCAAGCTTAGTTTACCTTTAGGTGGTTTTCTTCTTCCGCAGTTTTTATCTTTAGATTAAAAAGAACTTGGATCGAGAGGCAAAAGGTCATCGAATTTGGTGTCTTTGATGATGTTAACCAATTAATAGCAGTGGTGAGTGCTTATCGGTTGCTATTCCAAACTTATTTTTGTAGTCTTTAGGTTTTGAAGTAGACGATGAAAATGTTGCATTGTGAAAAATAAGTCCTGGTGGAAGAAGTCAATGATAGGAAAATGAGTGTTGTAAAAGGCTTTTAGAGGTATAGATAAATGCCCAAGTCCCAATAAGCAAAAACAAATACGTATACTTTAAGATTGTGTTTTATGTGTCGGATGCTCGACATTTTCTGTTGTGCTGGCATTTCATATCagtagtatattttaaatttttttctcgtTGGCTCATATTTCTATTTGCTATCCTGATCTTTTTTCCTGTGATGTGAATCATCTCAGGGATTGAAGGACTAGATGCGTGGCTTGATAATCCATCATACCCAAACACAGCTTTATCATTGAATATCATTCACGGTAAGGTGAAACATAATTGGTGTGTTTGTCATTTTATTGCAACTCGCTCACTTTGTTCTCCTTAGGAAATGGCACATTTCAATATGAGATGCCCAAATCTTCTTCCTACTACATTGCAGTGGGCAACTTGAACTACGAAGTTGTAGAGGCAAGCATTTTGTAATAATGCATCCAAGTTATTATTTAACATAgcaaagttttattttattttttgattttttagcAGAAGTGTTGTTTACTGATATGTTGGATATGCTAAACAGATGGAATTGAAGATTGGAATTAAAGCTCTCTTATACAACACAACAGAAGCATATCACCAGTGCAATATTGCGGAGGGCCAATGTAATGTCAACCTCTTTTTCCTAAGTAAAAATGCTGCTCTTCTTGCATCTCCTGGTCAAATATCTGTAAGTTTACTTGGTAGAAGTCGGTTTCTAGTGACAAATATATTGGCCATCTGCACCACTCAGAAGTACCGACTCACACTCTTGTTCATCACCTCTGTGTTTCCTAGAAGTAAAAATGTATTATTCATCTGTCTCTAGGGACTGGCCAATGGTTACTGGAGCGTGAAAATTCTATATGGACCTCGATGGAGCGTTTATCTTGTTGGCATAGGTACTCTTTTTCCATGTTAATTCACTAGGATAGTATCTATaccttttaatttcttttatgatttctttaatttcttttctgtgCAGTTGTAGTGACTATGTTTGTGCTACTCATCAATCACATTTTGAATAGTTTCCGAAGCACCAACCAAGAAGATGGAATAGGTCCAGCAGGGCTCGTGGGATCCGAGAGAACCTCGTTGCTTGTGCAAAAGGATGACAACCACTCGAGTCAGGGTTCTTCTTATGCCTCCGACTCCGACGATGAAGAGTATCTTGAACATGTGCAGGCTGGGGATACACACAATGGGAAGCCTGTAAGAGACGATGAATACAATAGTAATGTCCGGCGGCTTTGTGCAATATGCTTTGATGATCCAAGGGATTGCTTCTTTATTCCATGTGGCCATTGTGTGGCTTGTTTTGGATGTGCGACGAGGTACCTTTTCAGCCCCAATGTTTATATCATACTAGTTGGTTTTTGACCTTGCATCTTCATATAAGCTATGCTCATTGGCTAACATGTTTTCCTATTTTCCTTCCCAATTTGATCGGATTGAAATATATCTTACAAATATTTATCTATGATAGAGAGGGATACATCACTCCAGATGCTCATGGTATATTGGCCAAATTGTATTCGAACTTGTATTCTGAAGTTTTGGATATAATGGATAATAGGTTGTGAGAATATattgatttgattaaaatatataaaaatcacgttcacaattgttttttttattaaagagAGGAACGT comes from Primulina huaijiensis isolate GDHJ02 chromosome 2, ASM1229523v2, whole genome shotgun sequence and encodes:
- the LOC140971687 gene encoding E3 ubiquitin-protein ligase APD2-like isoform X3, producing MGESPPLPFPHRTSPHPSFPRPFDLQPPFPQPLFPRRSRDNSSSHRDLSTTTLSDGSSRIRLGVWSGVVVALVFYFFASVILIFGVYAPEDTRLGPYSSILINPNHFFVESIKVEELEPVKDLMLYGFHKNPPLDDVIKWTDSHKVTFPASTHKEWMFYLNEGSRINISYSVNSHRSSLVLVIVEGIEGLDAWLDNPSYPNTALSLNIIHGNGTFQYEMPKSSSYYIAVGNLNYEVVEMELKIGIKALLYNTTEAYHQCNIAEGQCNVNLFFLSKNAALLASPGQISGLANGYWSVKILYGPRWSVYLVGIVVVTMFVLLINHILNSFRSTNQEDGIGPAGLVGSERTSLLVQKDDNHSSQGSSYASDSDDEEYLEHVQAGDTHNGKPVRDDEYNSNVRRLCAICFDDPRDCFFIPCGHCVACFGCATRIVASSGNCPICRRHTKKVRKIYSV
- the LOC140971687 gene encoding E3 ubiquitin-protein ligase APD2-like isoform X1, with product MGESPPLPFPHRTSPHPPFPHRTSPHPPFPHPSFPRPFDLQPPFPQPLFPRRSRDNSSSHRDLSTTTLSDGSSRIRLGVWSGVVVALVFYFFASVILIFGVYAPEDTRLGPYSSILINPNHFFVESIKVEELEPVKDLMLYGFHKNPPLDDVIKWTDSHKVTFPASTHKEWMFYLNEGSRINISYSVNSHRSSLVLVIVEGIEGLDAWLDNPSYPNTALSLNIIHGNGTFQYEMPKSSSYYIAVGNLNYEVVEMELKIGIKALLYNTTEAYHQCNIAEGQCNVNLFFLSKNAALLASPGQISGLANGYWSVKILYGPRWSVYLVGIVVVTMFVLLINHILNSFRSTNQEDGIGPAGLVGSERTSLLVQKDDNHSSQGSSYASDSDDEEYLEHVQAGDTHNGKPVRDDEYNSNVRRLCAICFDDPRDCFFIPCGHCVACFGCATRIVASSGNCPICRRHTKKVRKIYSV
- the LOC140971687 gene encoding E3 ubiquitin-protein ligase APD2-like isoform X2, whose translation is MGESPPLPFPHRTSPHPPFPHPSFPRPFDLQPPFPQPLFPRRSRDNSSSHRDLSTTTLSDGSSRIRLGVWSGVVVALVFYFFASVILIFGVYAPEDTRLGPYSSILINPNHFFVESIKVEELEPVKDLMLYGFHKNPPLDDVIKWTDSHKVTFPASTHKEWMFYLNEGSRINISYSVNSHRSSLVLVIVEGIEGLDAWLDNPSYPNTALSLNIIHGNGTFQYEMPKSSSYYIAVGNLNYEVVEMELKIGIKALLYNTTEAYHQCNIAEGQCNVNLFFLSKNAALLASPGQISGLANGYWSVKILYGPRWSVYLVGIVVVTMFVLLINHILNSFRSTNQEDGIGPAGLVGSERTSLLVQKDDNHSSQGSSYASDSDDEEYLEHVQAGDTHNGKPVRDDEYNSNVRRLCAICFDDPRDCFFIPCGHCVACFGCATRIVASSGNCPICRRHTKKVRKIYSV